One Brassica napus cultivar Da-Ae chromosome C4, Da-Ae, whole genome shotgun sequence genomic region harbors:
- the LOC111210744 gene encoding uncharacterized protein LOC111210744, whose amino-acid sequence MHLRFMDYKSVDEYNSALFKIVSILRLCGEEVSDVMMLEKTYTTFNQSNSVLQQQYRTKGFATYTDLISCLLLAEANNELLMKNSGARPAGIAPLPEAHEVEKKDPKETYYTQDNRKPYGNSRGGYRGRRRDNHNGRDNYSTDRKGNHNNRGRGSNYGRGRGSYGRGRGGISKPSYTSKDNKDDQMDFETSDCLKD is encoded by the exons ATGCATCTCAGATTCATGGACTATAAGTCGGTGGATGAGTATAATTCAGCCTTGTTCAAGATAGTTTCAATACTAAGGCTTTGTGGTGAAGAAGTGTCCGATGTGatgatgcttgaaaagacctaCACGACTTTTAATCAGTCGAATTCTGTGTTGCAACAGCAATATAGAACAAAAGGTTttgccacatatactgatctgataTCATGTCTACTCTTGGCCGAGGCGAACAATGAGCTTCTTATGAAGAATAGTGGGGCCAGACCGGCCGGGATAGCACCATTACCCGAAGCCCACGAggttgaaaagaaagatcccaaagaGACCTACTACACCCAAGACAACAGGAAACCATACGGCAATAGTCGTGGTGGGTACAGGGGGCGTAGGCGTGACAATCATAATGGTCGAGACAACTACTCAACCGACCgaaaaggaaaccacaataaccgtggtcgtggttccaattacggtCGGGGCCGAGGGAGTTATGGCCGTGGacgaggtggcatatccaaaccatcttacacgtccaa GGACAACAAAGATGACCAAATGGATTTTGAGACATCCGATTGTCTAAAGGACTAG